A section of the Papio anubis isolate 15944 chromosome 16, Panubis1.0, whole genome shotgun sequence genome encodes:
- the LOC108580756 gene encoding uncharacterized protein LOC108580756, whose product MGGRHREPSPSPPSPETPKAEGGRSFGPLRYPSVAWALPTEASGALAVEVGELGAWLAQGLLSVSSRVTQSPLSQAQEHPPLGPSAFVLRSTLPLHWSQAWLRLPVLSLPSPHFFVKSCFPTQLPRLHSVAPALQLQAAGVKGNPRKEPKNLVWRDVSLGQPSRTPQGSGLELVRVCGGGVQKGKTEVEGWGRGREKVWGERESLGR is encoded by the coding sequence ATGGGCGGGCGGCACCGGGAGCCCTCCCCCAGCCCGCCCAGCCCGGAGACCCCCAAAGCAGAGGGAGGCCGGTCTTTTGGCCCTCTGCGCTATCCCTCTGTAGCCTGGGCTCTCCCGACAGAGGCCTCAGGTGCGCTGGCAGTGGAGGTCGGGGAGCTAGGTGCCTGGCTGGCCCAGGGCTTGCTCTCCGTGTCAAGTCGAGTCACCCAGAGCCCACTCTCCCAAGCTCAGGAGCATCCTCCGCTGGGCCCCAGTGCCTTTGTGCTGCGCAGCACCCTGCCCCTCCACTGGAGTCAGGCATGGCTACGGCTGCCTGTCCTGAGCCTCCCAAGCCCTCATTTCTTCGTGAAATCCTGTTTCCCCACTCAGCTCCCCCGCCTCCACTCAGTGGCACCGGCCCTGCAGCTTCAGGCGGCAGGCGTCAAAGGCAACCCAAGGAAAGAACCTAAGAACCTCGTTTGGAGGGATGTCAGCTTGGGCCAGCCCAGCCGCACCCCGCAGGGCTCAGGTTTGGAACTGGTGagggtgtgtggtgggggtgtgCAGAAGGGTAAGACCGAGGTAGAGGgttggggaagggggagagagaaagtcTGGGGGGAGCGGGAAAGCTTGGGGAGATGA
- the SEPTIN3 gene encoding neuronal-specific septin-3 isoform X1 — protein sequence MFSLVPDSGGRQTTWMDHDLASSPPEMQSHGAPGPGTSFSHSHVLGRPTRPSRLPGGGSPLTPVLRKTIHLDTFTQSHIPQTSSRLGLGARTRSVPPQEMGIALGASLSPLPTSSLVPRKLSSISLTLRQNIQARSLNRPLSHWEELPTPGKKAAPHEGERVSSPGSPPVTLVPGGRVHSEGPGNSGLAKSSRMLATEKPLVSSYLALPFQSRLAQSAPVLAEPGSVGQGHLVSVTDHTPTRASLGKGKPRARGIPRPRGRLQRANAAVNLTAMDTRTDTARHLATMATKRPSLAINLATPNTSGLDTGTEFPAVDIKLGTARDLSSVGTVKSGKTTNLATAGTIKPGTAMNLTTVGTTKPGMVMDLIASDPDKLGKAMATRSTANPDMTTKGTAMDSATSDPVKLDTITATVGTTRLETAMALARVNRAKLGTAMNSLALDTSRMGTALGSVVPVTPDPATGKITLGSVNNLTISDVATCLLMPIRSTDPALDHTNAATDGATEPASLDLATESKGLPETRTDAAMSELVPEPRPKPAVPMKPVSINSNLLGYIGIDTIIEQMRKKTMKTGFDFNIMVVGTEGCGTAAGLVAGSTKDPISFP from the exons ATGTTTAGCCTAGTTCCTGACTCAGG GGGAAGACAAACAACCTGGATGGACCACGACTTGGCTTCTTCTCCTCCAGAGATGCAGTCGCATGGAGCTCCAGGCCCGGGAACCTCCTTCTCCCATAGCCATGTGCTGGGGCGCCCTACCCGCCCCTCAAGACTCCCTGGAGGAGGGTCCCCCCTCACCCCCGTCCTCAGGAAGACCATCCATTTGGATACCTTCACCCAAAGCCATATCCCACAGACCTCCAGTCGGCTGGGCCTTGGAGCCAGGACCCGGAGTGTGCCCCCACAGGAGATGGGCATTGCTCTGGGGGCTTCCTTGAGCCCCCTGCCCACCAGCAGCCTTGTACCCAGGAAGCTCAGCTCCATCTCCTTGACTCTCCGTCAGAACATCCAGGCACGGTCCCTGAATCGCCCACTCTCTCACTGGGAAGAGTTGCCTACCCCAGGAAAGAAGGCTGCTCCCCATGAAGGAGAGAGGGTGTCCTCGCCAGGCTCACCACCTGTGACCCTAGTGCCAGGGGGCAGGGTCCACTCTGAGGGCCCAGGGAACTCAGGTCTGGCCAAATCCAGCAGGATGCTTGCCACGGAGAAGCCCCTGGTGAGTTCCTACCTGGCCTTACCTTTCCAGTCCCGGTTAGCCCAGAGTGCACCAGTCCTTGCAGAGCCAGGCTCAGTAGGCCAGGGGCACCTTGTCTCAGTGACTGACCACACACCTACCAGAGCTTCTCTAGGAAAAGGCAAGCCCCGGGCCAGGGGGATCCCCAGACCCCGGGGGCGTCTCCAAAGGGCCAACGCGGCTGTGAATTTGACTGCTATGGATACAAGGACAGACACAGCCAGACATTTAGCCACAATGGCCACCAAGAGACCTAGCTTGGCTATCAATTTAGCCACACCAAACACATCCGGACTGGACACAGGCACAGAGTTCCCCGCTGTGGATATCAAGCTGGGCACAGCCAGAGACTTATCTTCGGTAGGGACAGTCAAGTCAGGCAAAACCACGAACTTGGCTACAGCAGGCACAATCAAGCCGGGCACAGCCATGAATCTGACTACAGTAGGGACAACCAAGCCAGGGATGGTCATGGACTTGATAGCCTCAGACCCAGACAAGCTGGGCAAAGCCATGGCTACAAGAAGCACAGCCAACCCAGATATGACCACAAAGGGCACAGCCATGGATTCAGCAACATCAGACCCAGTCAAGCTGGACACAATCACAGCTACAGTGGGCACCACAAGGTTGGAAACAGCCATGGCTTTGGCCAGAGTCAACAGAGCCAAGCTGGGCACGGCTATGAATTCTCTTGCTTTGGACACAAGTAGGATGGGTACAGCTCTAGGTTCAGTTGTGCCAGTAACCCCAGACCCAGCCACTGGGAAGATCACACTGGGGAGTGTTAATAACCTAACCATATCAGACGTTGCTACATGCCTGCTAATGCCAATCAGATCCACAGACCCAGCCCTAGACCACACTAATGCTGCCACGGATGGAGCCACAGAGCCTGCCTCCCTGGACCTGGCCACAGAATCCAAAG GGCTCCCAGAGACCAGGACGGACGCAGCCATGTCAGAGCTGGTGCCTGAGCCCAGGCCTAAGCCAGCGGTGCCCATGAAGCCCGTGAGCATCAACTCCAACCTGCTGGGCTACATCGGCATTGACACCATCATCGAGCAGATGCGCAAGAAGACCATGAAGACCGGTTTCGACTTCAACATCATGGTCGTCGGTACGGAAGGCTGTGGGACTGCtgcaggcctggtggcgggcagcACCAAGGATCCCATTTCTTTCCCCTGA
- the SEPTIN3 gene encoding neuronal-specific septin-3 isoform X2, with protein MSKGLPETRTDAAMSELVPEPRPKPAVPMKPVSINSNLLGYIGIDTIIEQMRKKTMKTGFDFNIMVVGTEGCGTAAGLVAGSTKDPISFP; from the exons ATGTCCAAAG GGCTCCCAGAGACCAGGACGGACGCAGCCATGTCAGAGCTGGTGCCTGAGCCCAGGCCTAAGCCAGCGGTGCCCATGAAGCCCGTGAGCATCAACTCCAACCTGCTGGGCTACATCGGCATTGACACCATCATCGAGCAGATGCGCAAGAAGACCATGAAGACCGGTTTCGACTTCAACATCATGGTCGTCGGTACGGAAGGCTGTGGGACTGCtgcaggcctggtggcgggcagcACCAAGGATCCCATTTCTTTCCCCTGA